The Microtus ochrogaster isolate Prairie Vole_2 chromosome 10, MicOch1.0, whole genome shotgun sequence genome contains the following window.
CTTGTTTAGGAGAAGCAGTTCTTCCACAAAGTGAGCGAGCGTCTCTCCCGGCCCAACATCTTCATCCTGAACAACCGCTGGGATGCCTCTGCCTCGGAGCCTGAGTACATGGAGGAGGTGGGTGTCTCTCTGGCAGTTTGGAGACTGCCATGAGCCATGAGCACTAACCACTCGGATCTGCCTGTGTTCCCCCGGCAGCCTCAGATCTAGTGGGTCAAGTCACTGCCTTGACTACATACGACTGGATGTGGTCACTGATGGCGGTCATCATTCCCTTCCCCACCcgttcactttctctcttttccttgacTTCTCTTGGGTTGAAAGAGCATCCCTGCCatgattattttcatatttgcttttattttcgtTTGGACCAGTACCTGTAGAAAGAGACTTTAGGAAGGCATTTGGGAAAGAAGcttaaagagaatgaagaatggGTGTTTTCTAGGACAACTCCCAACTCTGATTttatgtgaaataaaagaaaagggattTGTGAGTCCAAATGCTGCTGAGGCTCGTCATGGAGCTTTTGTTgtgatcctgtctccacaccTGAGGGAGTGGGACCTGCTCACAATGCCTGACGCTTGCTGGGGGTCTGTGGAGACTCTTAACACTTTTAAGTTCTACCTGGGAACTGAGACTCTCTAGGGGTACCTATTGTTTGATAAGTCAAGATGCTGGGACACTTGGCTTGTCCGTGGAGAGCCAGGTTTAGTCTCCTTTCTTTCTGGGACACCAAAGAACAGTGTTAGGCAGACTTTGACCTGAGGTTGTCTGGGCCTGTTCTGTGTCTCAAGCACCCAGAGAGGAACTAGGGAAGCTGGCGGCTCGAGAGCAGAGGTGTTTCCCCACTCCTGCCCTGCTCACACACAGCTGTCTGTGGCCCAGGTGCGGCGGCAGCATATGGAACGCTGCACCAGCTTTCTGGTGGACGAGCTGGGCGTGGTGGATCGAGCTCAGGCTGGGGACAGGATCTTCTTCGTATCTGCCAAGGAGGTGCTCAGTGCCAGGGTCCAGAAAGCCCAGGGCATGCCAGAAGGAGGTAACCATGAGAGCCGACGGCCTCCTTTTTTATGGATATTTGAAATGTCGGGTCTCTTACTGGGTCTGTTGGTGGCACTTGGTCTGACAGCGAGGTGGTGCTCAGAGCCTGGAGGGAGGTCCTTGTTCCTTAAAATCAACTAGGAGACGCCTCTGGGCCTGTCTTTGAGGGCATTTCCAAAGAGGAGTCCCTGAGGGGGATGACTCACCCTGAATGTGAGCTGCAGCATCCCGTGGGCTGGGTCCCAGGCTGAGTGTAAAGGAGAAAGCAGTGAGCCCCAGCATTCCTTGTTTCTTTGCCCTGTAAGGTCTGGGCAGGCAACCTCAAGTTGATGCTGCCATGACCGACTGTTTCTCTGCAAACTGGGAGCCTAGGGAAGCTtgctttcctcccttaagttgttttttgtCAGATGATTTTGGCCACAGGGTTAGAAAAGTaacctagggggctggagagatggctcaatggttaagaagcactggctgctcttccagaggatggcttcaattctcagcacccacatggaagctcacaattgtctgtaaccccagttccaggagatctgacaccttcataccagtgcacataaaataaagttaaaatttttaaaagaaagtaaccTAGAGAAGGGATTTCCCCCGTTTTCCTCTCTGTACAGCTGTTTTCTCACTAACACTGTTTTTCTCCTAGGGGGCGCTCTTGCAGAAGGGTTTCAAGTGAGGATGTTTGAATTTCAGAATTTTGAGAGGCGATTTGAGGTACGTCTTTGATTCTGGTATATAGTGATTCTGTCCTTCCAGGTTCTCTCTAGCCCTGTCCTTGGCTATGAAAGTCACAGCCTAGCCCTTAGAGACATTGGCTCCCACCTCCCTCAGTACCTCTTTCTGTTAGCCCTTGGAGGTGTTGGCGACCACCTCACTTAGCGCTTCTATCTGTTCCAGGATCCCTGGCTATGAAAGCCACAGTCTAGTCCTTGGAGGTGTTGGCCCCTCCTCCCTCAGTGCCTCTGTCTGTTCCAGGAATGCATTTCCCAGTCTGCAGTAAAGACCAAATTTGAGCAACACACAGTCCGGGCTAAGCAGATTGCAGAAGCCGTTCGTCTCATCATGGATTCCCTGCACATTGCCGCCCAGGAGCAGCGGTGAGAGCCCAAGTCCAAGGCAGAGGGAGTGCTGGGAAATTATGGTTCTGTGTATTTTGCTTTGGGCAAATAAAAAGATACATCTAAGAGCAGATTGTTAATGTTGAGATGAGTCCACGGGCTCACACCCAGACCACATTAAAAGTTAAatagcctggtcttcaagagctaattccaggacagactcccaaagctacagagaaaccctgtcttgaaaaataaaaaaataaaataaaatttaaatagaactgggcagtggtgacgcatgcctttaatcccagtactcaaaaagccaatctctgtgagtttgaggccaaaagtgagttccatgacagccaggactgtctcaaaaaaaaatttttttttcacactgttGTTATAGAGTGTGTATCTATGTTACAGCTCacgtgtagaagtcagaggacaactttgtggaatcaTATCTCTCCTTGCACCTTATCTAGATTCTAGGGACTGAATTTAAGTCATCTGGCTTGCATAGCAAACATTTAATccgctaagccatcttgctggcttgcCACACATTACCCCCTTCCTTATTAGTTAGCAGAACTGTCTCTAACCCTCATCTCTTTAGCCATCTCTATCTGTCACCACCCCTTCCCCTAAAGGAAGCCTGAGGGATGAGGggctgtcttctgcctgcctcaGATACCCTGGCCAGGCAGGAGAAATGTGGCCACCGTAagcttcccagcttcccttggcGTCCCTGCTTTGTCATGTGGGGACATAGGCTTCTGAGCAGTGCTCTTTTGCTTCCAGAGTTTACTGTCTGGAGATGCGGGAAGAGCGGCAAGACCGGCTGAGATTCATTGACAAGCAGCTGGAGCTCCTGGCTCAAGACTATAAGCTGAGAATTAAGCAGATTACAGAGGAAGTGGAAAGGCaggtgagaaggaagagaaagttaTGTGGGGAGATTGGGGCTCCGAGTCAGAGTCAAGTTCCATGGCAGCAAATGCCGAGGGCAAGGCTTCTCATCCCAGGGGCTTCCTCGGCTTTCTGTGGCCCTGGCTGAAGAACAATTTCCTCTGGGCCTCCGTCCAGGACCATTTTGATTGCCCATTTTCTTCCATCTCTGAAGCTTCAAATCAAGAGGAGCTGAGGAGGCTGCTTGGTATGGGGACAGGCGTGCAGTCCACTGCAGCCCCTCCCGCCAAAGCAAAGCACAGTCCTCTTGATGCTAACAGCACCCTCCCTTGGCTGCAGGTGTCCACAGCCATGGCTGAAGAGATCAGACGCCTCTCTGTGCTGGTTGATGAGTACCAGATGGACTTCCACCCGTCCCCAGTTGTCCTCAAGGTTTATAAGAACGTAAGTGAAGCTGGACTGTCTGAGGGTCCCTGAGTGGAATTGCCAGGCAGGGACATGAAGCCTCTTTGGTCACTGGCGGTCTTGTTGAACCCCGAGAGACTCCTGGTGGTCGTGCTTCTTCTCACCCTCTcttttctggaggcaggaactacaCCGCCATATAGAGGAAGGCCTGGGCCGGAACATGTCTGACCGCTGCTCCACGGCCATCACCAACTCCCTACAGACTATGCAGCAAGACATGATAGGTTAGTGTCACGGGGGACCTTGGGGTCAGTGGAGCTGCCGTATCCAAGATGATGCTGGAGGGATAGCTCGGTGTGTTAAAAGTGTGTacagctctggcagaggacctgagcttgttttccagaacccatgtcaggagGACCACAACCGCCTGAACTTCAGCTCTTTTCAGAAGATCCTATGCCCCTACCTCCATATACACCTGCATCCATGAGCACATAGTCCCACAGACACGCAAATACATGCACGTAATCAAAATAATCAGTCAACTAGGATTTTCCTTATCTGTTACCTTTGGTGGTGATTTAACCCACTACCTTCCAGTGTGGTGTCCTGAATTCATTCTCTGTGAACTTGGGTTGCCATGTGGGACAATATACAAGCTGAGACTTTGGCATGACTGCTGGCAGGTTCGGGAAGGTGACCTGTCAGCCAGTCCCACCAGCTGACCACCTGGGTGAGGTTTCTGCAGAGCTGCAGCAACCCTAGCAGCTGGTATGGACTCTGTGCCTGAGGTTGGGCCCCGGTGTGGCACAGGCCTACATTGATGCACACTCTCTCTGCTTGTGCCCCTGACAGATGGCTTGAAGCCCCTTCTGCCTGTGTCTGCGCGAAATCAGATAGACATGCTGGTCCCTCGCCAGTGCTTCTCCCTCAGCTATGACCTGAACTGTGACAAGCTGTGCGCTGACTTTCAGGAGGACATCGAGTTCCACTTCTCCCTTGGATGGACAATGCTGGTGAACAGGTTCCTGGGTCCCAAGAACAGCCGCCGGGCCTTGATGGGCTACAGTGATCAGGCAAGAAGCTGCTTTCCTCAGGGCATCATGGGAGATCACCTGCCACCAGGGGTCCCTAAGACAGACAGCCATGACAGTGTGCCACTCAGTCACTGGTCAGCATTGCTACTCTTGTCAGCGTGGTCTTGTCCTGATTACAAATGCAGGGGGTTTCTAGTGCTTGTCTCAGTGTGTGCTCTTCAAAACAGACCACTTGGaggctggagacatagctcagtggggAAATGTGTGCCTTGTACGCATACAGGAGGCTTTGCATTTGATCCTTGACACCACAGAGGGGAGGGAATTTTAAATTCGTACCTATAAACCACCACTTTAAAATTTATAACCGAgcaattagaaatattttagaataaaaatacattaggaactggagagatggctcagcagttcagagtgcttgctgttcttgcagaggatgcaGGTTCTCTTCCCTGTACCtaatgatggttcacaaccacctctaactctaaTTCCAAGGCATCCAGTGCCCTTGACCTCCTCCATGCATACCAGACACAcgtgtagtgcacagacatacatacaaacaaaacattcattcatacatatacaattaaataaagtttacaataaaaaaaatacacatcacgactttaaattttagaataaaaagtaCATTAGGGActgaggagaaggctcagtggatgCAAGCACTTAACTCTTCCTCCCAAGCTGGCATCTCAGCTTGGCTGAAACACGAAGCGTGCAGTCATTGAGAGAACAGTCTAAAGGCAGTAAGCGCTGGAGGAGGACGTCTGACACAAACCCACACACTCagatgcacatgcgtgtgtgtacacatgcgcacacacacaggcgctCACACACTCACAAGTGCTTTAATTACAACTTTTAGTAAAAGTTCTGTGCTGGCAGCAGCCCAGTGGCCAGGGCTTGCGTCCTGTGACATGTCACAGTGCTCGCCTTGGGCTAGCGGGGCTCTCAGGAAGCAGATATCCCACTGTGGTGCATACAGAGCTCAttttccctcttctgcctcttggGAGTCGAAGAGCTGCTCAGTCCCTACCCTACCTCGTTTAGTCTTGAGGGTCATTGAGGGTGTACTTGAAGGACAGATTTGTAACATCCTTCTCATCCTTTGTCGTCTCTCATCAGGTTCAGCGGCCTATCCCTCTAACACCTGCCAACCCCAGTATGCCCCCCTTGCCGCAGGGCTCCCTCACACAGGAGGAGCTAATGGTCTCCATGGTTACCGGCCTCGCCTCTCTGACATCCAGAACCTCCATGGGCATTCTCGTGGTTGGAGGAGTGGTCAGTGACActtgcttgggggtggggtggggggctccTGGGGGCTCAGTGAGTGTTTTctacccggggggggggggg
Protein-coding sequences here:
- the Mfn2 gene encoding mitofusin-2, coding for MSLLFSRCNSIVTVKKDKRHMAEVNASPLKHFVTAKKKINGIFEQLGAYIQESASFLEDTHRNAELDPVTTEEQVLDVKGYLSKVRGISEVLARRHMKVAFFGRTSNGKSTVINAMLWDKVLPSGIGHTTNCFLRVEGTDGHEAFLLTEGSEEKKSVKTVNQLAHALHQDEQLHAGSLVSVMWPNSKCPLLKDDLVLMDSPGIDVTTELDSWIDKFCLDADVFVLVANSESTLMQTEKQFFHKVSERLSRPNIFILNNRWDASASEPEYMEEVRRQHMERCTSFLVDELGVVDRAQAGDRIFFVSAKEVLSARVQKAQGMPEGGGALAEGFQVRMFEFQNFERRFEECISQSAVKTKFEQHTVRAKQIAEAVRLIMDSLHIAAQEQRVYCLEMREERQDRLRFIDKQLELLAQDYKLRIKQITEEVERQVSTAMAEEIRRLSVLVDEYQMDFHPSPVVLKVYKNELHRHIEEGLGRNMSDRCSTAITNSLQTMQQDMIDGLKPLLPVSARNQIDMLVPRQCFSLSYDLNCDKLCADFQEDIEFHFSLGWTMLVNRFLGPKNSRRALMGYSDQVQRPIPLTPANPSMPPLPQGSLTQEELMVSMVTGLASLTSRTSMGILVVGGVVWKAVGWRLIALSFGLYGLLYVYERLTWTTKAKERAFKRQFVEYASEKLQLIISYTGSNCSHQVQQELSGTFAHLCQQVDITRENLEQEIAAMNKKVEALESLQSKAKLLRNKAGWLDSELNMFTHQYLQPSR